A genomic region of Ktedonobacterales bacterium contains the following coding sequences:
- the ruvX gene encoding Holliday junction resolvase RuvX — MRLIGLDVGEARIGVAVSDPTGVLASARVVLARRPEDAALLALQRLVEEEEAEAIIVGLPRSLSGELHSQAVLVQEFAERLRQQVAVPIHFWDERLSTVTAEREMRASGTRRDKRRAMIDAVAAAIILQSYLDASRRQAQGNVSNEPGMDE, encoded by the coding sequence ATGCGACTCATTGGGCTTGATGTAGGCGAAGCGCGGATCGGAGTTGCTGTCAGCGACCCCACAGGCGTCCTGGCATCTGCGCGCGTGGTCCTGGCCCGACGGCCAGAGGATGCGGCCCTGCTGGCGCTTCAGCGGCTGGTGGAAGAAGAAGAGGCCGAGGCAATCATCGTTGGCTTACCGCGTAGCCTCAGCGGTGAACTTCATAGCCAGGCAGTGCTGGTTCAGGAATTCGCCGAGCGGCTTCGCCAGCAGGTAGCGGTCCCCATCCATTTCTGGGACGAGCGACTTTCGACTGTGACAGCCGAGCGCGAAATGCGCGCCTCTGGAACCAGGCGCGATAAACGCAGGGCCATGATCGACGCGGTGGCCGCCGCCATTATTCTACAAAGCTATCTCGACGCCTCTCGCAGACAGGCGCAGGGCAACGTATCGAACGAACCAGGGATGGATGAATGA